One segment of Deltaproteobacteria bacterium DNA contains the following:
- a CDS encoding ABC transporter substrate-binding protein → MANIELTLACEDYDRTRALKDGLVKPDGIDLNYVALPVEEIFWRMLHFHEFDAAEMSMGAYHVDASRGHQPFIAIPVFPSRMFRHRCIFVNAASGIEKPEDLKGRRVGVPEYTMTASVWVRGMLQHDFGVEAKDVHWIQGGVEQPGRKDRVPFDAPAGVEIDTEEERTLDDMLEKGDIDALVSARMPSCFVRRAPGITRLFKDCRAAEMDYFRRTGLFPIMHCIVVRREIHEAHPWVTQNLYKAFCQAKDLCASQIYDTNVLRTHHLWYLFEYEETVDLMGEDYWPYGFESNRKTLETFHSYLLEQGVIKNPVDLESLYASNTREAFKI, encoded by the coding sequence ATGGCGAACATTGAACTGACGTTGGCGTGTGAGGACTACGACCGCACCCGTGCCCTCAAGGATGGGTTGGTGAAGCCCGACGGCATCGATCTCAACTACGTGGCGCTGCCCGTGGAGGAGATCTTCTGGCGCATGCTTCACTTTCACGAGTTCGACGCCGCCGAGATGTCCATGGGCGCCTATCACGTGGACGCCTCGCGCGGCCACCAGCCGTTCATCGCCATCCCGGTGTTCCCGTCGCGCATGTTCCGGCACCGCTGCATCTTCGTCAACGCGGCGTCGGGCATCGAGAAACCCGAGGACTTGAAAGGCCGGCGCGTGGGCGTGCCCGAGTACACCATGACCGCGTCCGTTTGGGTGCGCGGCATGTTGCAGCACGACTTCGGCGTGGAAGCCAAAGACGTGCACTGGATCCAGGGCGGGGTGGAGCAGCCCGGGCGCAAGGACCGCGTGCCGTTCGACGCTCCGGCCGGCGTCGAGATCGACACCGAGGAAGAGCGGACCCTCGACGACATGCTGGAGAAGGGCGATATCGATGCGCTCGTGTCGGCGCGCATGCCGTCATGCTTCGTGCGCCGCGCCCCCGGCATCACCCGGCTCTTCAAGGACTGCCGCGCCGCCGAGATGGACTACTTCCGCCGCACCGGCCTGTTCCCCATCATGCACTGCATCGTGGTGCGCCGGGAGATCCACGAGGCGCACCCGTGGGTGACCCAGAACCTCTACAAGGCCTTCTGCCAGGCCAAGGACCTGTGCGCGTCGCAGATATACGATACCAACGTGCTGCGCACGCACCATCTCTGGTACCTGTTCGAATACGAGGAGACGGTGGACCTCATGGGCGAGGACTACTGGCCCTACGGCTTCGAGAGCAACCGCAAGACCCTGGAGACCTTCCACTCCTACCTGCTGGAGCAGGGCGTGATCAAGAATCCCGTGGACCTGGAAAGTCTGTACGCGTCCAACACCCGGGAAGCGTTCAAGATCTGA
- a CDS encoding pyridoxal phosphate-dependent aminotransferase yields the protein MANRQAQRMKGVPYSGLRKMMMRAGELGREGKPVIHLEIGRPDFDTPAHIKAAARRALEEGEVHYTSNYGVSELRHAIAGKLRSENGLEFDENGEIAVTIGANEAVFLAMMAFLNEGDEVLVPDPSWLNYFYCITMAGGVPVSVPLRAEKGFRMDPEDVARLLTPRTRMMVVMSPHNPTGAVLDLGHLEALAALARERDLLVLADEIYEKMLYDGAVHHSIGGLPGMRERTLLVNGFSKSYSMTGWRLGYVAAPRDLIDVMIRVHQYTVMCATSFAQYGAVAAYEGPQDCVHDMRREFTRRRELILRRLQAMEGIDCPVPEGAFYAFPSVRRLGHSCQVVAEHLLEDAYIATVPGSAFGKYGTGHIRLAYANSYENIEEAMDRMETSLAKL from the coding sequence ATGGCGAACCGGCAAGCACAGCGAATGAAGGGTGTGCCCTACTCGGGCCTGCGCAAGATGATGATGCGGGCCGGAGAGCTGGGACGGGAAGGCAAGCCGGTGATCCATCTGGAGATCGGCCGGCCGGACTTCGACACGCCGGCGCACATCAAGGCCGCCGCCCGGCGGGCGCTGGAGGAGGGCGAGGTCCATTATACCTCCAACTACGGCGTGTCGGAGCTCCGCCACGCCATCGCCGGCAAGCTGCGTTCCGAGAATGGCCTGGAGTTCGACGAGAACGGAGAGATCGCGGTCACCATCGGCGCCAACGAGGCGGTCTTTCTTGCCATGATGGCGTTCCTCAACGAGGGCGATGAAGTGCTGGTGCCGGACCCCTCGTGGCTCAACTACTTCTACTGCATCACCATGGCCGGCGGCGTGCCGGTGAGTGTGCCGTTGCGGGCGGAAAAGGGGTTCCGCATGGACCCCGAAGACGTGGCCCGGTTGCTGACGCCGCGCACGCGCATGATGGTGGTCATGAGCCCGCACAACCCCACCGGCGCCGTGCTCGACTTGGGCCACCTGGAGGCGCTGGCGGCCCTGGCCAGGGAGCGCGACCTGCTGGTGCTGGCCGACGAGATCTACGAGAAGATGCTGTACGACGGCGCCGTGCACCACAGCATCGGCGGCCTGCCGGGCATGCGCGAGCGTACCCTGCTGGTGAACGGTTTCTCCAAGAGCTACTCCATGACCGGATGGCGCCTGGGCTACGTGGCCGCGCCGCGGGACCTCATCGACGTCATGATTCGCGTGCACCAGTACACGGTGATGTGCGCCACGTCCTTCGCCCAGTACGGCGCGGTGGCGGCCTACGAGGGGCCTCAGGACTGCGTGCACGACATGCGGCGGGAGTTCACCCGCCGCCGGGAGCTGATCCTGCGCCGGCTCCAGGCCATGGAGGGCATCGATTGCCCCGTGCCCGAGGGTGCGTTCTACGCCTTCCCGTCGGTGCGGCGCCTGGGGCATTCGTGCCAGGTGGTGGCCGAGCACCTTCTGGAGGACGCGTACATCGCCACGGTGCCGGGCAGCGCGTTCGGAAAGTACGGCACGGGGCACATCCGGCTCGCGTACGCCAACTCCTACGAGAACATCGAGGAGGCCATGGACCGCATGGAGACGAGCCTGGCGAAACTATAA